The Impatiens glandulifera chromosome 3, dImpGla2.1, whole genome shotgun sequence genome contains a region encoding:
- the LOC124930545 gene encoding putative EG45-like domain containing protein 1 — MYTISCHSIFVFILILTLVTTGYSTSGTATFYRQYTPSACYKNQQQGVMIAAASDPLWNNGAICGKMFRVNCTGPTNPVPHPCTGESVTVKIVDHCPGCGGTLDLSQEAFAKIANPVAGIIKIDYEE; from the exons ATGTATACCATAAGTTGTCATTcaatctttgttttcattcttaTCTTGACCCTAGTCACTACTGGTTACTCCACATCAGGCACAGCCACTTTCTACAGACAATATACTC CATCTGCTTGCTATAAAAACCAACAACAAGGGGTGATGATAGCCGCGGCTAGTGATCCGTTATGGAATAATGGTGCAATATGCGGGAAGATGTTTAGAGTTAATTGCACAGGACCGACAAATCCTGTGCCTCACCCATGCACAGGTGAAAGTGTGACGGTTAAGATCGTCGATCACTGCCCAGGTTGTGGTGGAACCCTAGACCTTTCGCAAGAGGCTTTTGCCAAAATTGCGAATCCTGTTGCTGGCATTATCAAGATAGATTATGAAGAGTGA